Proteins encoded together in one Deinococcus hopiensis KR-140 window:
- a CDS encoding Rieske 2Fe-2S domain-containing protein: MRLSRREVLERWWTLPVAGTLGAFGYMGWYASRVTFGKRKAGAPDFQPGEAVRVTTTGTLAQDWAEVPFTYGGRPCVALHVPRPVAGGLSVGGVHYAAYSRVCTHLGCLVNLVRDPEVLAFAYNYRPPQNDPHPQLGCPCHFSVFDPLRAGEAVFGKAYRPLPRVRLEVRGGDVYATGIEAAPAAGT, from the coding sequence GTGAGGCTCAGCCGCCGCGAGGTGCTGGAGCGCTGGTGGACGCTGCCGGTGGCGGGCACGCTGGGCGCATTCGGGTATATGGGCTGGTACGCCTCACGGGTGACGTTCGGCAAGCGCAAGGCCGGAGCACCGGATTTTCAGCCGGGCGAGGCGGTGCGGGTGACCACCACGGGGACTCTGGCGCAGGACTGGGCCGAGGTGCCCTTCACCTATGGGGGACGGCCCTGTGTGGCCCTGCACGTTCCCCGTCCCGTTGCAGGGGGACTGAGCGTGGGGGGGGTCCACTACGCGGCCTACTCGCGCGTCTGCACCCATCTGGGCTGCTTGGTGAACCTCGTGCGGGACCCCGAGGTGCTGGCGTTCGCGTACAACTACCGCCCGCCGCAGAACGACCCGCACCCACAACTGGGCTGTCCGTGCCACTTCAGCGTATTCGATCCGCTGCGGGCGGGAGAAGCCGTGTTCGGCAAGGCGTACAGGCCGCTGCCCCGCGTGCGGCTGGAGGTGCGGGGCGGCGACGTGTACGCCACCGGCATCGAAGCTGCGCCTGCCGCCGGCACATAG
- a CDS encoding GNAT family N-acetyltransferase — MTELTLTWSDVEAASRVLIATATHRAKRGEPLWTPTGLTPERLSRHYPAQGWRVAWQGGQAVATYVLLDADTLFWPDDLPGVARYLHKLGVHPDAQGQGLSARMLEDAVQQTHRKKCSWLRLDTAANRPKLRALYENAGFRRVDEVEVKGLRVVRYELPIMSG, encoded by the coding sequence ATGACGGAGCTGACCCTCACCTGGAGCGATGTGGAGGCCGCCTCCCGCGTCCTGATCGCCACCGCCACGCACCGTGCCAAGCGGGGTGAGCCGCTGTGGACGCCGACGGGCCTCACGCCCGAGCGCCTCTCGCGGCACTACCCAGCGCAGGGCTGGCGGGTGGCGTGGCAGGGCGGGCAGGCGGTGGCCACTTACGTGTTGCTGGACGCGGACACCCTCTTCTGGCCGGATGATCTGCCGGGTGTGGCGCGCTACCTACACAAACTCGGCGTTCACCCGGACGCGCAGGGACAGGGGCTGTCAGCGCGGATGCTGGAGGACGCCGTACAGCAAACCCACCGGAAAAAATGTTCATGGCTGCGGCTGGATACCGCGGCCAACCGCCCCAAACTCCGCGCGCTATACGAGAATGCGGGCTTCCGGAGGGTGGACGAGGTGGAAGTGAAGGGCCTGCGCGTCGTGCGGTACGAGTTGCCCATCATGTCAGGCTAA
- a CDS encoding LLM class flavin-dependent oxidoreductase → MTTSPTPFQLGLYTFGDLTPDPVSGLTVSPQQRVKDLLEEAELADQVGLDVFGVGEHHRPDYLVSSPPTVLAAMAGRTRKIRLTSAVTVLGTEDPVRVYQQFATLDLVSGGRAEIMVGRGSFAESFPLFLGGMPADYDALFSEKLDLLLRLRAQTQVSWQGRTRAPLRGEGVYPRSVQDPLPLWLAVGGTPSSARRAGTLGLPMAVAIIGGQWAQFGPFAELYRTASQAAGHGPATPSLGINSHGYIAPTSQQAGDEAFGPHAVVMNRIGRERGWAPITRAHFEAERTLGGALFVGDPEQVTEKILAQHALFGHRRFLMQMSVGTFPHAQIMRSIELFGTVVAPAVRAEVARRLA, encoded by the coding sequence ATGACCACGTCTCCCACCCCCTTCCAGCTGGGCCTCTACACCTTCGGGGACCTGACGCCGGACCCGGTGAGCGGCTTGACCGTCTCGCCCCAGCAGCGCGTGAAGGACCTGCTGGAGGAAGCCGAACTCGCCGATCAGGTCGGGCTGGACGTGTTCGGCGTGGGCGAGCACCACCGCCCAGACTACCTCGTGTCCTCGCCCCCTACGGTGCTCGCGGCCATGGCGGGCCGCACGCGAAAGATCCGTCTGACGAGCGCGGTAACCGTGCTGGGCACCGAGGACCCCGTACGCGTGTACCAGCAGTTCGCCACCCTTGACCTGGTTTCGGGCGGCCGGGCCGAGATTATGGTGGGGCGAGGGTCTTTCGCCGAATCCTTTCCCCTGTTCCTGGGCGGAATGCCCGCCGATTACGACGCCCTGTTTTCCGAGAAGCTGGACCTGCTGCTGCGGCTGCGTGCGCAGACGCAGGTAAGCTGGCAGGGCCGCACGCGCGCGCCTCTACGCGGCGAGGGCGTTTATCCCCGTTCGGTGCAAGATCCCCTGCCCCTCTGGCTGGCCGTGGGCGGCACGCCTTCCTCGGCGCGGCGGGCAGGGACGCTCGGCCTGCCGATGGCGGTGGCGATTATCGGGGGGCAGTGGGCGCAGTTTGGACCGTTCGCCGAGCTGTACCGCACGGCGTCGCAGGCGGCGGGACACGGTCCGGCGACCCCCTCCCTGGGGATCAACTCGCACGGTTACATTGCCCCCACCTCCCAGCAGGCGGGCGACGAGGCGTTTGGGCCACACGCGGTGGTCATGAACCGCATCGGGCGCGAGCGGGGCTGGGCCCCCATCACCCGGGCCCACTTCGAGGCGGAACGGACCCTCGGGGGGGCCCTCTTCGTCGGTGATCCCGAACAGGTGACGGAGAAAATTCTTGCCCAGCACGCCTTGTTCGGTCACCGGCGCTTCCTGATGCAGATGAGCGTGGGCACTTTTCCCCACGCCCAGATCATGCGCTCTATCGAGTTGTTCGGGACGGTGGTGGCCCCCGCGGTGCGGGCAGAGGTGGCGCGGCGTTTAGCCTGA
- a CDS encoding HpcH/HpaI aldolase/citrate lyase family protein yields the protein MSADLPRPRSVLFAPGNRADLIAKLPRTAPDAVVIDLEDAVPGTSGAKAAARPIARDAARDLIAAAPHLAVFVRVNGVHSPFFSGDLGVLTPELAGVVVPKLESAADVRAVVEALRTRGLGLPLLAGLETGAGVWNAREILAEPPVQWAYFGAEDYTTDLGGGRTPGNLEVLYARSRVALAARLTGVHALDIVVTRLNDAEGFREDAAQGRSLGYGGKLCIHPGQVALAHEFFGPTDAEAGRARRLLSAAQEAAEEGRGAFAFEGQMVDEPMLAKARAILHARGETL from the coding sequence ATGAGCGCCGACTTGCCCCGTCCCCGCAGCGTGTTGTTCGCGCCGGGCAACCGCGCAGACCTGATCGCCAAGCTGCCGCGCACAGCGCCCGACGCCGTCGTGATCGATCTGGAAGACGCCGTGCCCGGCACGTCCGGGGCGAAGGCCGCTGCCCGTCCCATCGCACGCGACGCCGCGCGGGACCTGATCGCCGCCGCGCCACACCTGGCGGTGTTCGTGCGGGTGAACGGCGTGCATTCGCCTTTCTTCTCCGGTGACCTCGGCGTGCTGACGCCCGAACTCGCCGGAGTGGTGGTGCCCAAGCTGGAGTCGGCGGCGGACGTGCGGGCTGTGGTGGAGGCGCTGCGGACGCGAGGGCTGGGCCTTCCCCTCCTCGCCGGACTGGAAACGGGCGCGGGGGTGTGGAACGCCCGTGAGATTCTGGCCGAGCCGCCCGTACAGTGGGCCTACTTCGGAGCCGAGGACTACACCACGGACCTCGGTGGGGGGCGCACGCCCGGGAACCTGGAAGTGCTGTACGCCCGCTCACGCGTGGCTCTCGCCGCGCGGCTGACGGGCGTTCACGCGCTGGACATCGTGGTCACGCGCCTGAATGACGCGGAAGGCTTCCGCGAGGACGCCGCGCAGGGCCGTTCCCTCGGCTACGGCGGCAAGCTGTGCATTCACCCGGGCCAGGTGGCGCTGGCCCATGAATTCTTCGGCCCTACCGATGCCGAAGCCGGGCGTGCCCGCCGCTTGCTAAGCGCGGCCCAAGAGGCGGCGGAAGAAGGCCGGGGGGCCTTCGCCTTCGAGGGGCAGATGGTGGACGAACCCATGCTCGCCAAGGCCCGCGCCATTCTGCACGCCAGAGGAGAGACCCTGTGA